The nucleotide window aataaaatggaaaaaaaatgaaaaaaaaaaaaagaaataaggtgaAGAAACACTAGGAGGATTTGTCACCAGCAGACTTATtctaaaagaatggctaaaaaagCTATTCAGATGGAAAGGAAATGACGATGAAAGGACCCTTGGAacataatgaataaaaaaaagagcAGTGGAATTAGATAGATTGCATACTATAGAACATTCCTGAAGTGACAAAACTGTAGTGATggagaacagatcagtggttgcaaGGGTTAGGGCCAGGAAATGGTGTGATTATTAACGTGTAACAGGAAGAAGTTTCTTTCTGATGATATGGTGATAGAACAGTTTTGGATTCTGCTTGTGGTGATGGTTATAGGAATCCATACATGTGATAAGATTTCAAATTTTACCCTGAAAAAGAGCATATATAAAGAAGGACTGATGATGTCCAAATAAAATCTGTACCTGAATGGACATAATTGTACCACTGTGAATTCCCTGGTTTTGACATTTTACTGTGGctatagaaaatattataaatgggGCAAGACTGGGTACACAGAAActttctgtaactttttttttttacaatttcttaTCTTAaccaatttcaaaataaaatattataatagaaATAGGAtctactttagttttttttttttaatttaataattgaGAAAGGTAGGATAAGAGCAGGTGAATTCAGGATTTGGAGAAAATCAGCTGAACTGGAAATTGGTGTAGGGTAGATTTTGGCTGGTTCAGTGAGATCATTCTTTGCACACATCTCCACCCAtctgtacacacacaaacacagtcaTACTCACCCAGGTTTTAATATTTCCCTATTATGCTTCTACCATTCTCTTCCCAGCCATCTATCTTGGATTTTTCTGTGCTTAGCATTAGGAAAGATCTCTCAGGAGATCATCCCTTCTCCTGTTGGTAGTCTGACCCATCTAACTCCTCTCTGCATCCACTTCTGCTTCATCCCCTAACCCTCTTTGCAACCCTTATAGTTCTTGTTGTCATAAAATTCCAGCCTCCATCTCTAAAATTATGTTGCCAGCAGCCTGATAACATTGCAGCATTTACTGAGCCTTATTAGATATGATGGAGTGAGAGGGTATAAGCCTGACTCAGAGGCCTGACTCAGCACTAAGCTATGTCAGACAAAGGAGTCACCTTGGGTCCTGCAGTCTCACCATCATATTTCTGAGCCCCATATGCCCTCTGGAGGGTAGAGGTTGGAGGAGAACTGCTCCATAGAAGTGTGAGGAAACCGTGGCAGGTGAGTAGGAAGTTGGAGGAGAGtaagggagtggggagaagttAGCTTATTTAGGAGAAAGTTTGGGAGAATCCAGCTCAAATCCTTTGATGATCATTAAGGCTAGAactgagaaaggaaaagggaagtcaAGAGAGCAGAAAGAACAGACAATTTCTGATAGCCAAAGACTCTGTTCCCATCTTTTTCTGAGACTCGAGGGAAAGGAAGGGTCAAGATGGTAGACCCAGTTCTGAGGCCactgggagagggaagagagagagctcagTTGTTGTGGATGACTTTGTGGATCCAGTCCGTATAGTGGGAAACCCTGGTGTAGTAGCCAATATCACCTCTCAGAATACATCCTGCTGACCAAGATAGGATCCCATGGAGCTGATTCTGGCACAGGATTGGGGCGGCAGCTAATTCCTGTTAGAAAAAGGACAGATGGGTCAGGCAGGATAGCCAAAACAAAGATGACCTAGTACCTAGGTAGTACCTAGGCAAAGTCCCTATCTGAAGGGTCCAGAAAAGAGAGATTTAGGTGACAAGGACAGGGAGAAATGTCTGGTGGACATGTTGGGCACATCCCAGCACTCGTTCTAGGCTACATCAGAGTTAGCCATGAAGAAATAACACTTTGAGATATTTTCACCGTGGCATCTAAGTTCATGAATACTGGAAAGACACATTCTTTCCTGGATTCCATTTACCTTTATCTCTTCTTGAACGTAGAGACAGTAAATTAGATTGGTTGAGGGAGATAAATGGACCCCCAAATAGTGTCCCAGACCAAAATCaaatgaggcagagggaaaagagttACCTTACACGTGTGTGTGCTCTCCAGAGATGATCCCGCACAGAACATGTTCTCTGTGATTTTAACAGGAAATTCTCTCACAGGGGATTCTTGGCAGTCATCATTAGGGAACCAAAAGACAGTCTGATTTATCTGGATATCAGGCTCTGTGTCTATGCACACGAGCATGCGCAAGCACGCACgtgcacatacacatgcacacacaagagagagagagagagagaaggctttgtttttctttgaaacttAGCATGTtcatctccctttcttctccccttccctccctcttttctgtCATTAACCTCTCCATTATTCAAtcaaagaaaaagccaaaatgaaaaggAACCGAAGAAGAAACATAATGAAACGAGAAAACCATGGTCTAGTCCCAGGGTTGCAAACTGCATATCTTGGGCTTGTGCGTGCATGCTTTTGTCTGTGAATGTTGTCTCCTGGTTTCTAATGAACAAGCCACACTCAGCATCAGCAGCAGGATTGCCAGCCAGCCCCATCCTCACCCAGACACCTTTTCACCCCTCACCTGGGGGATGAATGAGCCAAGAACACTGGATTCCAGAGACCTCCCGCCATAAACAGTCATGTTACCAGTTTGGGCCTcagtttcaaatgaataaaactagAGGTTAAGATATTATAAGTTCTCAGGCTTCTTCCAGTTCTCATGATCTATAGTAATAATTATATGATAATCCTTTTTGAGTGGATACTTAAGGAGCACTAAGGGTCTGTCTTGAAGGTCACTCACTGGAATTCTTCCATTCCCAGCCCCAGCCAGAGACTGTGCACTTTTcccctcttctgtcttctgtGGTATTGGGCAGAACCACCAGCTTCACCTGATCATTGAGCTTTTGGGGATGATTCAGCTTGATAAGCATGAGGTCATGCTCTGCAGAATCCCGGGTAAAATCTGGGTGTTGAACAGTAAGCATGGGTCTTAAGTTTCCAATCTTGTTTTGGAAACTCTCTTTTGAAGCAGCAATGTTTATTTCAAGAAATCTGGAAGAGGCCACGAAGGATTAGGTATTATTCTTTGTTCACCTTGTATCCTTTCTCCCCAACTTGCTTTGTGACTCTGCATGAATTCCTTCCACAACTTGCCAAGACCTCCATTTCCTTGTCTGGCAAACGAGCAGTTCTATTGCAGTTCTTTAACTCTTGGATCTGTACCACATTGTATATAGGCCTTTCTTCCCTACCGATTCATCCCCTAGTCCTCAGTTCCCTCTGTCTATATCACCCCGCCCAGAACTCTAACTCATAACCACCTAGATCTATTTCCTGCCTCCTCCCAATCCCTTCTCAGACTGGAGAACCCCTGGGCAAGTTTCTTCAGGGCTGAGCCTCAATACCCCCATGGCAATCTTGGTGACTAAGGGGGCTACCTCTCCATTGAGACCCCCCATTACTCACGGCAAGAAGCAGTGGGCTGCAGTGAGAACCCACTGTGTGTGGATCAGGGTCCCCAAACAAGGCTCATATTCTGAGTTCAGGAAAACCAAAAAGGTTGGTACAGTTTTGCTGTCCATCTGATTGAACTGCTGGGCTAATTTTACTTGTACTGGTGTTGGTTTTACAGTTTTTGTTGTCACTACTGTCCGGAAAGGAAGACAGAATTTTAGAGGCGGACAGACATTCCAGAAGATGGAAGTCTGAAACACTTTATGTGGACATGCTTGGAAATAGTCAATGTGTCACTGATGTTTGAGGTGTTATTGAACCATTTCAGGGTCCTTTTGCTAATTTTCCCTTAAACTTCCCTCTGTATTTGCATCTTCCTTTTTactcctcctctcctttcttccttcagctTGATTATCCTCTCTTTTCCTCAAGCTTCCTTCCTAACTACATAGCAAAATCACATTCTCTTGCTGACACTCACCATCTATTGTGCTAAGTCTTATTATCTCAGTCTGAATCTTCTCTTGCACCCATGGAGCCAGAGGAAAGTCAGTGGCTCTAGATAGAGTATGCAAGGCAACTTCCAATCACAGGAtcctaaattcttatctttctaaCTAATGTTCTCTCTACCCATCTTATCTAGACACATTTCCTACACTTTACTCCAATACAACCTTTTCAAAGTTTTAAACCAAGTTAGGTACCAGCACTCACCAGTCGCTGTCAGAATGTTGAAGACTAGAAAGAGGTGGTTCATGTCTGTGATCTCCAAGCTCACTGGCTGTAAGTAGACCTAGGAAGGGAGTGAACTACCGACAGTCTGACCTCCTAGAAGCTTTGTAAAGGGGGAAATATCAAGGGGGTGGGAATATCAAGGGAGCAAAATGCTCCGAACCAAGGGAGGATGGCATCAAAGGGAGGAAAGACAGCCAGACCCTATTTCTCTAGAGAGTCTGCCCTCCCATTATAGTCTGGGAAATTTTTCTAAGGTGAAATGCCTGACCACAGAGGGATATCCTGTGAGTTAAGAACTTTATTACCAAAGAGAAATCTCAACTGGCCAATTGTGTCTGCCTTATTCCACTGTCTCCAGTAATACTTCAGTCCCCGGTTCCCTTACATTTACTCACCTGCCCTCACTTCGTGTGGCTGCTCTTCATCTACCTGTGTGACATTTACTAGCCCTCAACTTCAAAATAAACTCCCTCCACTCTGCGCTAGAGCCCTCATCTAACAACTAAGCCAACCTCCGTGTCACATTGACTCTTGCCCTAATGTCACACTGGCTCCACCCCATAGCATCCTCTCATGTCACAGACCCCATGGCATGTCATCCTCCCTCTAATCCCCAGATACAGCTGACCTTTATGTCCATATAAAGACAGAcagggctcagcatggagttccCTCAGAATGGAGACAAAAGGAATAACAGGTAGAATGAATCAGTTGGCTTTTGTTGGCAAATTTCCTCTAAACTTCGTGGCTTAAAATGATAGTTAATTTTGGTCACAATTCTGTAGGTTGCCAGTTTGGGATGGTCTCCGCAGGGCTCACTAGGCATCTGTGATCCACTGGCAGCCAATGGTTCCCCAAACATGTCCAACGGTTGGCCTGTTGTCAGCTAGAGCGATGAGGATAACTAGGTCATGTGTCTATCATCATTCAACAGGCTAGTCCAAGATCATTTATATGATGGTAATTGCAAAGTTCAGAAAAATGGTATATCTCAATGCCCAAATCTTCAGGCCTTTACATATGTCCTATTTACTGACGTCCCATTGGCAAATCAAGTTGCATGGTCGACTCAGAGTCACAGGTAGAAAAGAGTCCACTACCTGATGGGAGAATGTATAAAATCATATTACAAGGGCAGAGATAGAAGGGGCATagtttttggccatttttttccTGCCATTTTATTGTGTacattttcaaacatacaaaGAATTTAAAAGCACTGTACCGTGGATACTGATATGGCTCCTACTTATTTTCTTCAACTAATG belongs to Meles meles chromosome 9, mMelMel3.1 paternal haplotype, whole genome shotgun sequence and includes:
- the LOC123950905 gene encoding serine protease 58-like → MCDGKRHFMGFPASPGKRIITKTSEFGNNITPSVADAIQNTAPDVLPGLGRDRTPDLGTPGDCAARTAGYEVYLQPVSLEITDMNHLFLVFNILTATVVTTKTVKPTPVQVKLAQQFNQMDSKTVPTFLVFLNSEYEPCLGTLIHTQWVLTAAHCFLPFLEINIAASKESFQNKIGNLRPMLTVQHPDFTRDSAEHDLMLIKLNHPQKLNDQVKLVVLPNTTEDRRGEKCTVSGWGWEWKNSNTEPDIQINQTVFWFPNDDCQESPVREFPVKITENMFCAGSSLESTHTCKELAAAPILCQNQLHGILSWSAGCILRGDIGYYTRVSHYTDWIHKVIHNN